A region of the Cricetulus griseus strain 17A/GY chromosome 7, alternate assembly CriGri-PICRH-1.0, whole genome shotgun sequence genome:
GGGGGGTGTCCAGCTTCCCAAGGTTTTCCTGAGCCTTCTAGATACGGCGCCCCTGGGGTAGAGTTCATGGGGCTTCACAAGGAGAACAATGCTGTGATGCAGATCCACTTCCTGCCTGGTCAGGTGAGCACCTGCTTCGGGAGGGGCGTGGAGAGGGGGGCCTCCCGGATGCCCTCTTAGCCTCATCTTCTGGAAGGGGTAATATGGCAAGGTGGAGTTGGGGGTGGCACTGGGTTTGGTGCTCCTGGAATTCCCTCCCTTTGTCCACCTGGAGGCCCAAAGCCACCCTGAGAAACACAGAAGGGTTTTTGTCCTGGGGCTTCTTGAAAAACCCAACACAGGCTGGGCTGCCCAGGAAGTAAAGGCCTTGAAGAATGTTGTCTCTGTCAAGCTCCTGTCCCCATTCTCTCCCTAGTGTCAGCTGGTCACTCTGCTGGATGACAACAGCCTGCACAGGTGGAGTCTGATGGTCAAGGGTGGGGTGTCAGAGctgcaggaagaagagagctTCACTTTGCGAGGCCCCCCGGGGTAAGGACCTGgtggtcccctttctttcctggcCCCTCCTTACTGTATTCTCCCCTAGGGTGGGCTCATCTCTTGCAAGTCTTGTTGAATGACTGGCAGTGCCTGTGTCCAAGCCACTGTCTCATGGGGGGCGGGGCTTCCTAGACTGCGATGGGCTGTGCCCTTCCCACTCCTGCACCCTCAGTCTTTCTTGCCCCACAGCTCATGTGCCCTGCTACCTGTCTCCTACCTTGACAGAATGTAAACTGATTATTTGTCATAGCCCAGGATGCTCTGAAGCCAGTCAAGGCCCTCAGGGACCTGTGTTCCCTAAACAAGGCCTTCCAGAGACTGGTAGAGATTCCGGGCAGTCGTGGGGTCCCACCTGCGTAGCCCTAACCCTCATCACAGCCGTCCCTGTTCACAGGGCTGCCCCCAGTGCCACACAGATCACTGAGACCCTCCCTCACTCCTCGAGGGAACTGCTCTACCTGGGCACCGAGAGTGGCAGCGTGTTTGTGGTGCAGCTGCCAGGCTTCCGAACCCTGGATGACAGGACCATCAGCTCAGAGGCGGTGCTGCAATGGTGAGCTGCTCAGCGCCTCAAGTGCGCCACGGCCTCCTCCAGTTGGTCCGCAGTAAGGGCTCCGATTGTCATTTCTATCCCAGGAAGTCTAAGGGGTCTCAACTTCCTACCCACCCCCTAAATTGAGTATCTGTCAACCTGTGTCTATTAACATCATAGCAGTAGAGGGGGTGGTCATAGAAGTAATTTTGTCACCTCATTTAAAGGTGAGAGAAATGCTCGGTGTGGTGACGGgcgcctttaatgtcagcactcagaaggcagaggtaggcagatctttgagtttaaggccagcctggtctgcataacgAGCTCCAGGCCAGTTGGGTACCCAGGAAACCATGTCTCAACCCAAATTAAAAATGACTGaagtaggctggagagatgtctcagagggtaagagcactgttcttccagaggtcctgagttcaattcccagcaaccacatggtggctcacaaccacctataatgagatctggtgccctctgctgctgtgcagatagacatggaagcagaatattgtatacataataaagaaataaaatattttaaaaatttttaaaaatgactgaatggctcaggagttaagagcactggatgacCTTTCAGAGatcccacatggtagctcacgactgtctgtaactcctctCCGGGGGATCTGACgccttcttctcagtgccctCCAggggcactgtacacatgtggtgcacaaacacacatgaaggcaaaacacgcATACATAAAGCAATGATGATAATAGCAAAAGGTAAGGCAGGTCAGGCCCAGGATAGCGGTGTGCCCGGATGGCGGCGTGCCGGGAGGGTGCTGAGCCGGCTCCTGCTGACGCCTGAGGTTTGTGGCCGAGAAGCCTGGAAGTTTGTTACGGTTTCTTCAGAGGCTTGCTGCTTGACAAGGGATCTAGCAGGGAGAGGAATTCAGAGCAGTGATGGGAATGCAGAGGGTGACAGGGTTCTAGAGGGCAAAGGAGTTGGACAAGAGCTGTCGGGCCAGTTTGACAGGCCTGGATATGCTGCACTTCCAGGTAGGTGGCCAGTGTGCTGGGACTCAACTCTAGAGGCCCCAGACCAGGCTCAGGGTGCAGACAGCTGGCAGACCAGGCTCTCCTAGTTTCCACACAGGGATGAAGCAGGAGTCATCTGTCCACCAGCGGCAGTGCTAGCTAGGGAGATTCCTGTGTGGGGTGGGGTCCTTCTGACTCCAACCCCTGTGCTTTCCCGCttgacagggcagggcaggacgAGGCTAGGGCAGCATGCCTGAGGTCAAAGCAAGGCAGTTTGTGAGGTGACAGGTGGCATGGTTGGCGACTAGCCTGAGCCAAGTCTGTGGGCGGGACATTGGGAGGACCAGAAGGCCCAGCCGCGCCCCTCGCCCCATGGTGAGCTGGCTGTCAGGGAGGGGCTGCAGTGCCTGAGACTCCCTCTTCCAGTCTAAGTCTTTGTTCACCATTTataggtttttattttgtgtgtgtgtggggggggtgagacagggtctcacatagcccaggctggccccaaacatGCTATGTCTCTAAGAATGGTGTCCAGATCTTTGTATCTCCACTTcataagtgctaggattataggtgccAGCCATGGCACCAAGGTTTTCAATTGTTCATCCCTTAAGTCTGATGACATCCCATTCAACAAGGCCTCTAACCACAGAGGTAAATACTACAAAAGACAGAGGTTCATTATTGTCATCGTAgagtgttctctgtgtgtgtgttgtgttggtATGTGCTGGAGGTCAAGTCTAAGGCCTGCTGGGAAAGTGCTCGACTGCTGAGTGGAACCCCACCCATGGTGCTGTTTTTAATGGCGTAAGACTGGAAACCATCTAATTGCCCAGCAGTTTTCATTCCTGATGATATTGTTTGTGTTCATTAGGAAGGTCTTAGCcagtctggcagtggtggtgcacgcctttaatcccagcacttgggaggcagaggcaggcgatctctgagtttgaggccagcctggtctacagagtgagttccaggacagccagggctacacagagaaactctgtctcaaacactgtccccaccaccaccaccaccaaaaaaaaaaaggggtggggggaggaatccGGTACAGTAGTATGTCTGTAAtcacagagctggggatgtgggGACCAGAGCGTGTCCAGCTCACTGACCAGCCTGTCTAGCTGAACCAGTAAGTTCCAGGTTCaacaaagagatcctgtctcaaaaataaggcagagaatgatTGAGGAGGACTCTcaatgtcaacttctggcctccacatgggcATCCCCCCACACATGTCATACATGCATGAccgcatatgcacacatgcaccataCAACAACAGCACAAAaaggccatcaagatggctcagcaggtaaagtttAACACTGGCCACTCAAGCCTGACATTCtgatttgatccctgggactcggGGAAAGGTAGGAGAGAATCGGCTTCAAACGATtgtttccagggctggagagatggctcagctcttccagaggacccggggtcaatttccagcacccacagggtggctcacaaccatctgtgactccaattctaggggacctgacaccctcttctgacctccatgggcactgaaCATACATggtatactcatacacataaaataaatgcatctaaTAAAACTTTCAAAAGGATACTTAAAATAAGCACATTTAGTTGTCCCACAACTTAAATTCATGTAAATGTTACTTGCATGCATAAAAAATGTCTTGGAGGCTGGTCACATGGctccctgctcttgcagagggacgAAACTTCAGTCCCCAACACCAACGTCAGGTGCCTCACAAGCGCCTTAGCTCCAGCTCCCAAGGGATCCGATGCCTCAGGCCTCCCCTGACACCAGCATTTGTGAGCACATGCCTAGacatatgtgaacacatgtgtacatcattaagaacaataaaaatcatcattttttttttttttttggttttttgagacagggtttctctgtagctttggagcctatcctggcactcgctcttgtagaccaggctggccttgaactcacatagattagcctgcctctgcctcccaagtgctgggattaaaggcgtgcgccaccaacacccagctcaaaaATCATCTTTTTGGTGGGgtgggttgagacagggtctctatgcagccctgactgtcccagACCTGCCaaatagaccagactggtctggaactaaCGGaggttcatctgcctctgcctcccgaatgctgggatgaaaggcgtgcaacaccacacTCAGCAGACTTATTTTATCTGTGAAGATTTGAGTCTCACGTGgcccagactagcttcaaacttcTGTACAACTACATTTGATCTTGAACAACACCTGATCCTTCCAGCTCCTAAGTTTTGGGGTTGTGTCTACTGTCACACCTGCCCCCgagcgtgcgcgcgcgcgcgtgtgtgtgtgtgtgtgtgtgtgtgtgtgtgtgtgtgtgtgtgtgtgtgtgtgtctcgtgTTTGAATATATAAATACCACGTCTTACTGTACATGACCCCCGCTGTGGTGTGGCTGGCCCCACCATCTTCCCAGGCTAGCATGTGGGGTACTCACTGCTGCATGGGCTCATGGCTCTCCCTTGCCTAGGCTGCCAGAGGAGGCCCGCCACCGCAGAGTGTTCGAGATGGTGGAGGCTCTGCAGGAGCACCCTCGTGACCCCAACCAAATCCTCATTGGCTACAGCCGAGGCCTCGTTGTCATCTGGGACCTTCAGGGCAATCGTGTTCTTTCCCATTTCCTCAGCAACCAGGTAGGTGATGCTGGGAGAGTGACTCTCCCAGGTCCATGTGTAGACTGTTGTCCTGATCCCTGTCtgatctcttccttcctctcctcctccaaagCAACTGGAGAATGCCAGCTGGCAGCGGGATGGCTGCCTGATTGTCACCTGCCACTCCGACGGCAGCCACTGCCAGTGGCCCGTGTCCAGTGACACCCAGAACCCAGATCCCCTGCGCAGCTCCATACCTTACGGTCAGTGCTTCTGCCCAGAGAGTCTAACCTGGTCTGCCTGAGGAGCACCTCTGGTCTTTCCTGGACTCAGGTGTATGCTGGCTAGCTCACAAAAGCAGAATCTGGGCCCAGAGAGGTTCAGGGCTTGGTTCAATGCCACACAGCTGGTTTTCTGGTCCCCACTGTGGCTGCTTCAGGGAAGTGCCCAGAGAAAGAGATCTAGATGTTGTGGGAGAGCCACTCAAGCTAACACCTTTTCTTTTAGGTCCCTTTCCTTGCAAGGCTATAACCAAAATCTTCTGGCTTACCACCAGGCAAGGGTGAGTGCCGATGCCTTCTCCTTCCCGATTTGTACGGCTTCCCTGGGAAGACCTGTGGGCTCCTACCTGGGGAGTCAGTGTCTAGTGAGGACTTCTGGGGTCTTGGTCCCAGGGAAACGGGGTGGGGTAGGGTGTCAGATTTGTCATCCCACCTCTCAGTGGATAGTCCTTGGAAAATCCAATCCATCCCTGCCTTCAGCCTTCCCAGAGAGATGCTGTCAGAGTTCCATACTCTTGTGGCCCTGCCCTGTTTCTTCAGAAGAAATTGTATATAGTGAGACCTGGTGTGGGGACAGTTTAGGAGGCCACTGTAGAAGAGTAGAGACGGCTCCTCGTCCAGGTGCCCTACCTCACCTCCAAGTCCTCCTAGACTATTGCAGTTGGGAAGAGATGGGATCTCCTCTTTTGCCTCCAGCCACTCTGGAGACTGGCTTCCCTTCAGGCTCTGGGATCCCCCAGCCTCCAGCCCAGCCCACAAGGGCTGGCCACTGCCCTGTATGCCTCAGCAGGTCCCAGCCACCAGCCCGGCCCACCTTTCTCCTGTGCCTGCAGGTTGCCCTTCATCGTCTTCCAGGGCGGTATGCCGCGTGCCAGTTATGGGGACCGCCACTGCATCTCAGTGGTCCACAATGGCCAGCAGACAGCCTTTGACTTCACTTCCCGTGTCATTGACTTCACAGTCCTCACAGAGGCCGACCCTGCAGCAGGTAAGCGAGCATTAGGAGCTGGGGTTCTGAGCAGTTGAAAAAATGAAGCCTCCCTTGCCAGTGACCTTGACCTCCCCAGCAGAGGGCCTCCGGGGGCGGAGCTGGGGCTGCTCCAGTCACTGCTGACTTGGAGTCTTCTGGTCTCCCCTACCCAGGGAGACCCCAGGCCTGTGTTTCCTTCtcagcctctcctccctcctcgTGCTCTGTTTTTTAGAGTTGTTCCCTCTTCTCGGGTCTGCCCTGACAAGCAGTCCACAGGTTGAAGCCTGAGGGCTACTCTATGGGGACAAAGACACACTTGGTGACTTGCTGCCTGTCCCTGCTTTAGGCCTACAGGGCAAACTGAGGCCCTAGGCAGAGAAAACACTTAGGACGTCTCCCTTGACAGATCAGGTCATCCATCAAGGCTAAACATTAGAATTTCCAAagtcaggttaagagcactgactgttcttccagaggttctgagttcaattcccagcaaccacgtgatggctcacaaccaccttaaatgagatctggtgccctctgctggtgtgcagactgaagactatacaaaataaataaataaaaagaatttccaAAGCCAGCACTTTTAGCTGCCCCATGCCTGACTGAGCTCTTGTTTGGTTTTCAGGGACACTGATCCCTGGGGCAGCCATGCAGAGAGGCCTTGATTGTAGCACTTCTGCttgtagctcttttttttttctctatgtagccttgtctgtcctggaacttgctctgtaaggctggcctcaaactcacagatccaccggcctctgcctcctgagtgctgggattaaaggcgtgcgccaccaatgcccggcatgcTTGGAGCTCTTATTTTTCACAAGACAAGCAATATAGATAGATGGATCCGGCCCCCAGCCTGCAGCTTTATCTTGGGGTCAGATGGGGCCGGCTGCCTCTTCCTAACCCTGTTTGCCTGTGCTCCAGCCTTTGATGACCCCTACGCCCTGGTGGTGCTCGCAGAGGAGGAGCTGGTGGTGCTTGACCTGCAGACGGCGGGCTGGCCCCCAGTGCAGCTGCCGTACCTAGCCTCCCTGCACTGCTCGGCCATTACCTGCTCTCACCACGTCTCCAACATCCCCCTGAAGCTGTGGGAGCGCGTCATCGCCTCAGGCAGCCGCCAGACCTTGCTCTTCTCCTCCATGGTAGGTCCAGCCCTGGCCCCAGGCCCATCCCTGACTTGGGCCCAGGTTCTCTTGGACTTTGTGATCTCTTCTAGGAGTGGCCCATAGATGGTGGCACCAACCTGGCCCCCCCTCCACCCCAGAGGGACCTTCTGCTCACAGGGTAGGTGACTTCAGTGGCTACTTTCCCTCTCCAAGGAGGACATGGCGGGTGGGAGCAGAGCCCTGGGTTGTGCATTCCAGACCCCAGGCACCTTGGCTGACATAGCGCTCACCGCGCTGTCTGTAGGCATGAGGATGGCACGGTGCGGTTCTGGGATGCCTCGGGCGTCTGCTTACGACTGCTGTACAAACTCAGCACGGTGAGAGTGTTCCTCACAGATACAGACCTCAACGAGAACCTCAGTACCCAGGGTGAGGATGAGTGGCCTCCACTCCGCAAGGTGAGGCCAGGAGCCTGGGAACGAGGGGTGTAGGGAACCAAGCTAGGCCAGGCCCATGGCCACTCACAGGCCTCTCCCTATCTTGGCAGGTGGGCTCCTTTGATCCCTACAGTGACGATCCTCGGCTGGGCATCCAGAAGATTTTCCTCTGTAAATACAGTGGCTACCTGGCTGTGGCAGGCACCGCAGGGCAGGTAGCAGGCTGGGCAGGATCGGGGTTGAGGGTGGAGTGGTTGGGTGGCGGCTTTGCACAGGGGAACAGGACCCCTACCCAGCAGCAACATCAGGAGCAGGATGCTTGATTCTGATAGTGAGTGGCCCCAAGAGTGACTTATGCTCTCCCTCCAGAAATGAGAATTTGGGCTGGAGTCAGGCAGAGGGCTTTGGCTTGGGTCCTAAGTCCTTTGCTGTGCTGTGGTGCCTGGGCTCTGTTGAAcactctgcccccacccccaccccaggtgcTGGTGCTGGAGCTGAATGATGAGGCAGCAGAGCATGCCGTGGAGTACGTGGAGGCCGACCTGCTTCAGGACCAGGAAGGCTACCGCTGGAAGGGGCACGAGCGCCTCACCGCCCGCCCAGGGCCCGTGTGCTTTGAGCCAGGCTTTCAGCCCTTTGTATTGGTGCAGTGCCAGCCCCCAGCTGTGGTCACCTCCTTGGCTCTGCACTCTGAGTGGCGGCTTGTAGCTTTTGGCACCAGTCACGGCTTCGGCCTCTTTGACCACCAGCAGAGGCGGCAGGTCTTTGTCAAGTAAGCAGggcatttggggctggagattgGGCCTGGGACCTTGTGAGGACCTTGGGGCCCTGTAGTGTTGATGGCCTCACCTGACTGACTGCTCCCTCTCTCAAGGTGCACACTGCACCCCAGTGACCAGCTGGCCTTGGAGGGCCCACTGTCTCGAGTAAAGTCCCTCAAGAAGTCTCTGCGTCAGTCATTCCGACGAATGCGCCGCAGCAGAGTGTCCAGTCATAAACGGCGGCCTGGTGGCCCCACAGGAGAGGTAAGGCCCAGGGCTCATAGCAGCCATCTACACGACCATACAGCTCGCTCTCTCCCTGGGCTATGAGCACATGCTCTGAATCTAGACCGCGCAGGTTCACCACCCACTAAAACAAATGCTGCATTGTGCCTCCGCTTTCCCACACCCAGAAAGCCACAGCTGTGATCCTTACCTTAGAGATAAGCCCCAAGTAAATATTCATGAcgctgtcttagtcagggtcactattgctgagatgagacaccatgaccaaaagcaagtcaTGGAGGAAAAGGCTTATTctgctcacacttccacatcactgttcattactgagggaagccagggcaggaactcaagcagggcaggaacctggaggcaggagctgatgcagaggccatggaggggtgctgcttactgacttgctccccatggctgactcagcctgctttcttatagagcctaggaccaccagcctaggagTGGTACCACCCaaaatgggctggaccctcccccatcagtcactaattaagaaaatgccctataggcttgcctaggACCAGttttagggaggcattttctcaaccggggctccctcctctcaggtgactctaacctgtgtcaagttgacataaatttAGCCAGTACAATTGTCTCATTATTTTCCTGTCCCTTCCTACCCATGAAATGCTGAGAAGTCAGGCAAGTTCTCCTCAGGGAACCTCTTACTTGGACAAAGTCCGCTTGGGCCCAGGCAGTCAGGTGGTTGGCTTGGCTATGGCCACCCTTTCCCTGGAAGGATTAGCACTGAATAAGTCAGTGCCTAAAGAGCAGAGGCAAGAGCCCACCCTCAGGCCCAGCCCAACTTCTTGCAGGCTCAAGCTCAGGCTATGAGTGCCAAGGTGGAGCGGACAGGCCTGCAGAACATGGAGTTGGCACCAGTGCAGCGCAAGATCGAGGCCCGCTCGGCAGAGGACTCTTTCACTGGCTTTGTTCGCACCCTCTATTTTGCTGACACCTACCTAAGGGACAGTGAGTAGCCAGCCTGAGGTCAGGGGCGTAGAACACATCGTGGTAGGAGACACCCCTAGCTTGAGGGCGTGGGTAGGTGGACTCTCTGGCATGAGGTAGATGGGTGCTCCCAGTGGGAAATCGCATAGGCAGTGCTGCCTGCCTGGGACCCTTGAAGGCCTATCTGCTGCAGACAGAAACCAGAGCCAATGctgcttctctcccttctcctcctgggCTTGCCAGTCAGTTTCCTGGTTTCATAGCCTTCCTCCACTGATCTCAAGAAGCCTGGCCTTAGACGTATCACCTAACCTTTCTGGTCCTCAGCGTCCTCTCATGTAAAACAGGACTGCTGTCTTCTAGCTCCATGGGGTTGGGGGTGGCATGGTTCCTGATGCTACTCCGTAGGCATGTGGAAGCGTTTGTCCCTGCCGGATGTGTGCCACTGGTGTGTCCCTGCACTGGTGTGTCCCTGCACTGGTGTGTCCCTGCAAGGGCAGAGCTGCCTCAGGTTCAGTATCGTCTGTGTGGGGAGCCCGATGATTAtcatgtacagtgttctgcctgcacgtctgcccccaggccagaagagggcaccagatctcattacagatggttgggagccaccatgtagttgcagggaattgaactcaagacctggaagagcagccagtgctgttaaccactgagccattgctccagccccgcATGTCTGTTTTACAGGGGAGGGAACTGAAGCTTGAAGACCCTTGCCAACTTGACTTTAGCATTTCAGTAGCAAGGCTTGGGGTGGAAGCCCAGGTCGCCAGCCCCACTCAGCAATCAGAGCCTAGGGTTAGATACCCAAACCTTTACTTTTTGACAGGCTCCCGCCACTGCCCTTCACTGTGGGCTGGCACCAATGGAGGTACCGTCTATGCCTTTTCCCTACGTGTGCCTCCTGCAGAGCGGAGAATGGATGAGCCGGTTCGGGCTGAGCAGGGTGAGTGATAAGCAGGAAAACCCAGGGGGCCTGACCTACTTGGGTTGGGTGGTGTGTGGTGTCACTGAGCCGCTTGTCATAGCCCTGTCCCCAAACTGCCTCTTTGCCACCCTGCCTCCTTTGTAGCCAAGGAGATCCAGCTGATGCATCGTGCACCTGTGGTGGGCATCGTGGTGCTTGACGGACGCAGTGTACCCCTTCCCGAGCCCCTGGAAGTAGCCCACGACCTGTCCAAGAGCCCAGACATGCAAGGGAGCCACCAGTTGCTTGTGGTGTCAGAGGAACAATTCAAGGTGCCACATGGCAGGGTCCACTAATGTCCCTAAGACATCAGTAGAGTTCAGCTCCTTAACACAAATAATGATAGCTGGGACAAAGGTTCTCATTTGGAGTTAGGCATTTGCTTTAGAGTCATGGGGAAAGGGGTGGGGCAGGTCTTGTGTGTGTCAGTCTTAGACCTAATGGTCGGAACACTGGGTGGCACCCGAGTCTGTGGGGGGCACAGAATGCCCAATCAGTGGCCATGATCCCTCCTGGCCCAAGATCTGCATCTGAGAGCTGCGAGGCGTTAAGACCCAGATGAGCTTGTTGCACACCGTAAAGTGTCTGCTAAAGGACAAGCTCCCAATGGTAGTCACGGGTAGGAGAACCACAGTGTGGTCCTGGTGTGACTCACGCCCAGCTGCCCTATGTGCCCAGGTGTTCACATTGCCCAAGGTGAGTGCCAAGCTGAAGCTGAAGCTGACGGCCCTGGAGGGCTCACGGGTACGAAGAGTTGGTGTTGCTCACTTTGGCAGCTGCAGGGCTGAGGACTACGGGGAGCACCACCTGGCAGTGCTCACCAACTTGGGTGACATCCAGGTGGTCTCAGTGCCCCTGCTCAAGCCCCAGGTGCGATACAGCTGCATCCGACGGGAGGACGTCAGTGGCATTGCCTCCTGTGTCTTCACCAAATATGGCCAAGGTGTGCAGGCGTGGACTGGGGCCTCAGGGAGCAGGGCAGGGCTGGGcgagagaagtggggagaggcAAGAACAGCTCAGATGTGGGGCTTGGCCAGGCTGGCTCTGCCCTCCCTGAGTGAAGAGCATCAAAGGAGGCTCTGTCCGCATCCCCCGGAGGGAGGCCCTGCCACAGCCGAGGGCCCAGGAGCCCTGGGATAGTTTTACTCAAGGTTTCTTTGCCTCTCCTCAGGTTTCTACCTGATATCACCCTCAGAGTTCGAGCGCTTTTCTCTCTCCACCAAGTGGCTGGTTGAGCCCCGGTGTTTGGTGGATTCAACCAAAACTAAGAACCACAGCCGCCCCAGTAATGGCAACAGCACAGGTCCCAAAAGAACCTCAGGCCAAGTCAGGTGAGGAGGAGGGCCCTGAGGTCTTTCCACAGCCTTGCGCTTCCTGAGGTGTCTGCTGACTGGCCAAGACACCCTCATTCCGGGGCCAGCTGCCAGTGTAGACCCCCGCCCTTGCTCAGACCTAGTCAAGCAGGTTGACCTCATGGGACTGAGGTTTTTCAGAGCTTAGTAGTCCCAGCCCTCACTATCTGCCCCTCTACAGGAACTCAGGAAGCCAAAGTGACAGCGAAGGTAAGACAGGACTCTCGGGCTGCTATGTGGGGCACACCTGGGCCACAGCTGGCTAGACTGTGGTAAAGGGAGGCAAGGGGCTAAGGGTGAGTGAGAAGAGTTCAGGCTGGGAGCAGGAAGGAACCTTTTTCTGCATCTGGGGCTCTGGCTTCCAGCACTCACTCCCTTAACCCCTGTAATGAGAGGGCTGGGCTGAGGGCCCAGGACAGGCATATCTGATCACTCTGCCTTCCAGAGAAGAAGCCTGGCCCGGTGATGGAGCACGCACTGCTCAATGACGAGTGTGAGTCGGTGTGGTGGGTTGGTGAGGCTCATATGAGGCGGGGGAAGCAAAGCTCAGGAAGGCCAGAGGAAGCCAGGAGCACTTTCTGTGGGCCAGGGACAAGCCTGTCGGCACCCCACTGGTAAAAGAGACAGTGTTTGGCCTTATCTGCACAGGCCTCACTGGGTCTCTCATATCCAGCAGGGGTCCTAAAGGAAATCCAGAGCACCCTGGAGGGGGACCGGGGGTAAGTCACTGCAGTGCTGGGAGAATGGGGACTTGGAGGACAGGGCCACCCATGGATGGTGATCTCCCTGTCTTTGCCACTTCAGGAGTTATGGCAATTGGCGTTCTCACCGCATGGCTGTGGGACATAGCCTCAGCAATGGGGAAGGTAGGGCCATGGGCCCTCCAGGGGAGGGAGGGCCTACTGCCCAGGAAGGGACGGGAAGAAGGGCCCTAATTGCCACCCTTCCAGGTCCCAACAGACTTCCAGGGCCATCTTAGCCCTGGAAATCACCAATGGTATTGGGGGCTCAGGGTGGGTGACTGTGACTCTATCCTGCCTAGAATGCTCCTGACCTACTGTTTCCCCATGTCCTTCTACAGCAGAGTGAATGGGACAGCGTCCAGGCTGTGAGATGAACACACACTACTGAGGGCCTTTCCAGCCCGAGCCTGGCCAGGGTCTGCCCTGGTCGACACCCTGTTGCTGCTCCTGGCCTCAGGGGAGGGAAACCCCACTCCTGGCCTCGTCTGTCTTGTCCTTTTGTGAATGTTGCACAGTTTTTATTctccgccccccccccttttgtaGTGGGTTgggttttaaattataaattttaactgCCTCTGAGTAAAACAGAGTTTTTAATAAACACCTCGTTATGTCTTCACTGAAATAAGCCGAGGATGAGTTTTCCATGGTGTGAGTCCATCTCCAGCTCAGAGTTGGTCAGAGAACCTCCTCTTTAAGTGTTCGAGTCATCAAATATTGCTAAAATgccttctgggggtgggggtgggggttcgtGCAAGAGCATCCATCCCTCCTCCTGAGGTCCCAGAGACAAACTGAGGCATGACCTGCTGAAGTTCACCCTGGGCGAACTTCCTCACAGAGCACAGATGAGGGGTTACCCACAGAGGTGTGGGTAGCCCTCCCCCCAACAGACTGCCCTAAAAAGCCTTTACCCAGCAAGGATGAGAGCTTCCCTGCAGTAATGGAGACCCCATGCTGGTGGCGACCC
Encoded here:
- the Llgl2 gene encoding LLGL scribble cell polarity complex component 2, translating into MRRFLRTGHDPARERLKRDLFQFNKTVEHGFPHQPSALGYSPSLHILAIGTRSGAIKLYGAPGVEFMGLHKENNAVMQIHFLPGQCQLVTLLDDNSLHRWSLMVKGGVSELQEEESFTLRGPPGAAPSATQITETLPHSSRELLYLGTESGSVFVVQLPGFRTLDDRTISSEAVLQWLPEEARHRRVFEMVEALQEHPRDPNQILIGYSRGLVVIWDLQGNRVLSHFLSNQQLENASWQRDGCLIVTCHSDGSHCQWPVSSDTQNPDPLRSSIPYGPFPCKAITKIFWLTTRQGLPFIVFQGGMPRASYGDRHCISVVHNGQQTAFDFTSRVIDFTVLTEADPAAAFDDPYALVVLAEEELVVLDLQTAGWPPVQLPYLASLHCSAITCSHHVSNIPLKLWERVIASGSRQTLLFSSMEWPIDGGTNLAPPPPQRDLLLTGHEDGTVRFWDASGVCLRLLYKLSTVRVFLTDTDLNENLSTQGEDEWPPLRKVGSFDPYSDDPRLGIQKIFLCKYSGYLAVAGTAGQVLVLELNDEAAEHAVEYVEADLLQDQEGYRWKGHERLTARPGPVCFEPGFQPFVLVQCQPPAVVTSLALHSEWRLVAFGTSHGFGLFDHQQRRQVFVKCTLHPSDQLALEGPLSRVKSLKKSLRQSFRRMRRSRVSSHKRRPGGPTGEAQAQAMSAKVERTGLQNMELAPVQRKIEARSAEDSFTGFVRTLYFADTYLRDSSRHCPSLWAGTNGGTVYAFSLRVPPAERRMDEPVRAEQAKEIQLMHRAPVVGIVVLDGRSVPLPEPLEVAHDLSKSPDMQGSHQLLVVSEEQFKVFTLPKVSAKLKLKLTALEGSRVRRVGVAHFGSCRAEDYGEHHLAVLTNLGDIQVVSVPLLKPQVRYSCIRREDVSGIASCVFTKYGQGFYLISPSEFERFSLSTKWLVEPRCLVDSTKTKNHSRPSNGNSTGPKRTSGQVRNSGSQSDSEEKKPGPVMEHALLNDEWVLKEIQSTLEGDRGSYGNWRSHRMAVGHSLSNGEGSPGAVALSTAFVHSCSISSFRSLHPLLTKGVRTCCLLHY